The candidate division KSB1 bacterium genome has a window encoding:
- a CDS encoding energy transducer TonB — protein sequence MKTCSCSPPGHGDKPPGAWAVSLRAIVLAVALSCAFLVAACSSARRLSDKAEHKSRLEALHRALGNMTLVGDYQGAMGLVQEMLFLDSTFIYLDDYQQLYQCGLRTGLVNTACVALHFGRWRASRLKDPGNRDAALSAFQGWLTMLHYRAAARELTVLDGHLGNLLSQGVDAFPCLPVGGVAAVQRRVKTPRGYEAPPGVVTVQVTVNEQGRVVDCAVVGPLEPVADQAVIEAAYRTFFFPAFVKEKPVGATAVVEVPVRARGQR from the coding sequence ATGAAGACTTGCTCTTGCAGCCCTCCAGGGCACGGCGATAAGCCGCCTGGCGCGTGGGCGGTCTCCCTGCGCGCGATCGTGCTCGCGGTGGCTTTGAGCTGCGCGTTCCTCGTTGCCGCTTGCAGTTCGGCGCGGCGCCTGAGCGACAAGGCCGAGCACAAGTCACGCTTAGAGGCTCTTCATCGCGCCTTGGGCAACATGACCCTGGTGGGCGACTACCAAGGCGCCATGGGCCTGGTTCAGGAGATGCTGTTCTTGGACAGCACCTTCATCTATTTGGACGACTACCAGCAGCTCTACCAGTGTGGGTTACGCACCGGGCTGGTGAACACGGCCTGCGTGGCACTTCACTTTGGCAGATGGCGCGCCTCCCGCCTCAAGGACCCTGGCAACCGCGACGCCGCGCTGAGCGCGTTCCAGGGGTGGCTTACCATGCTCCACTACCGCGCAGCCGCGCGGGAGCTCACCGTGCTGGATGGGCATCTGGGAAACCTGCTCAGTCAAGGGGTCGATGCCTTTCCTTGCCTGCCTGTGGGCGGTGTGGCAGCAGTGCAACGGCGCGTCAAGACGCCGCGCGGTTACGAGGCTCCGCCAGGGGTGGTGACCGTGCAGGTCACGGTCAACGAGCAGGGCCGCGTGGTGGACTGCGCCGTGGTTGGCCCGCTGGAGCCGGTCGCCGATCAGGCGGTGATCGAGGCGGCCTATCGCACCTTTTTCTTCCCCGCTTTTGTCAAAGAGAAGCCCGTGGGTGCCACCGCGGTGGTAGAAGTGCCGGTGCGCGCCCGGGGCCAGCGCTGA
- a CDS encoding sugar ABC transporter permease produces the protein MAAYQSHTNRLAYVYVLPALVVMGAVVAYPFVYNVVISFSNMNLTHFRDWRLKGLNNYGAVLSDRLFWYFLGKTCLWTVLNVVCHVVIGVFLALVLDKDLRGRTVFRTVLILPWAVPQYITALTWRGMFNAEYGAISLLLERALGIKVPWLSTEWGAFAACLITNIWLGFPFMMIVALGGLQSIPDELYEAAAIDGSSWWHRLRHVTVPLLKPVMVPAVTLGVIWTFNNFNVVWLVSNGGEPSDKTHILVSWVYKAGFTYFRMGYAAAFSMVIFAILLMFSWNFIKRTKATEAVY, from the coding sequence ATGGCCGCCTACCAGAGCCACACCAACCGCTTAGCCTACGTCTATGTGCTGCCAGCCCTCGTGGTCATGGGCGCAGTGGTTGCCTATCCGTTCGTCTACAACGTCGTTATTTCCTTCTCCAACATGAACCTGACGCACTTCCGCGACTGGCGGCTCAAGGGATTGAACAACTATGGCGCAGTGCTCAGCGATCGGCTCTTCTGGTACTTTTTGGGCAAGACCTGCCTGTGGACGGTGCTCAACGTGGTCTGCCACGTGGTCATCGGCGTGTTTCTGGCCCTGGTCCTGGACAAGGATCTGCGTGGCAGGACAGTCTTTCGCACCGTGCTCATTCTGCCGTGGGCGGTGCCGCAGTACATCACGGCGCTCACCTGGCGCGGCATGTTCAACGCGGAATACGGAGCGATAAGCTTGCTTCTGGAGAGGGCGCTGGGAATCAAGGTGCCCTGGCTCTCCACCGAGTGGGGGGCCTTTGCTGCCTGTCTGATCACCAACATCTGGCTTGGGTTCCCGTTCATGATGATCGTCGCCTTGGGCGGCTTGCAGAGCATCCCCGACGAGCTGTACGAGGCTGCAGCCATCGATGGTTCCTCCTGGTGGCATCGTTTGCGGCACGTCACCGTCCCGCTGCTCAAGCCGGTAATGGTGCCGGCGGTGACTTTGGGCGTGATTTGGACGTTCAACAACTTTAACGTGGTGTGGCTGGTGAGCAACGGGGGCGAGCCCTCTGACAAGACGCACATTCTGGTCTCTTGGGTCTACAAGGCTGGGTTCACCTATTTCCGCATGGGCTATGCCGCAGCCTTTTCCATGGTCATCTTTGCCATCCTGCTGATGTTCAGCTGGAACTTTATCAAGCGTACCAAGGCGACGGAGGCAGTGTACTGA
- a CDS encoding sodium:solute symporter codes for MVLIDYVVVGIYLIAIVIVGLLLQRRASAGIDSYFLGNRRLPWWLLGCSGMASCLDVSGTMINTAWIFALGVSGLFIEIRGGVTLLMAFLMIFTGKWQRRAQVMTMAEWMRFRFGEGRQGDVARLVAAISTIVMTIAMLTYFAVGSGKFIGTFLGIPPFLGMSSEFWAATLMIVLAMIYTVASGLYGVVWTDLFQSMLIFAVIAYTAILSFHVALPEVFSISVPLKDGGFQAVQATRATWTSALPRWKVDFPADSAYAIYNLFGISILFYLIKVTIEGYGGGSGFIVQRHFAARSDREAGLLSLFWIFLLSFRWVFIAAIAVLGISYGANHHLISDPETVIPVVIRDLTHTGVRGLMVAGLMAAAMSTFDSTVNAGAAYWVKDIYQAFINPEASERALMVHGRVASVAVVLIGLLFSVVVKNINQIWGWITMSISAGLFIPVLLRWYWWRMNGYGFALGTVAGMVAAVLQRLLLPDVPEYVAFSLASGSSLVGTILGTLATRPTDRQVLRNFYCTTRPFGFWGPVREVFSPQVQDKLRGEHRRDIVSTFMAVPWQLVLFLLWMMVIMHRWDQFKYGLVLLVALSIGLYFTWFRHLGKEVPAQGRGGATVS; via the coding sequence ATGGTTCTGATTGACTACGTGGTGGTGGGCATCTATCTCATCGCAATAGTGATCGTGGGTCTGCTGCTGCAGCGGCGTGCCTCTGCTGGCATCGACTCGTACTTTCTGGGCAACCGGCGGCTGCCCTGGTGGCTCTTGGGGTGCTCGGGCATGGCCTCCTGCCTGGACGTGAGCGGCACGATGATTAACACTGCCTGGATCTTTGCCCTGGGCGTGAGCGGTCTCTTCATCGAAATCCGTGGCGGGGTCACGCTGCTCATGGCCTTTCTGATGATTTTCACCGGCAAGTGGCAGAGACGGGCCCAGGTGATGACTATGGCCGAGTGGATGCGCTTCCGCTTCGGCGAAGGGCGCCAGGGCGACGTGGCCCGCCTGGTGGCCGCCATCTCGACTATCGTCATGACCATTGCCATGCTCACCTACTTTGCCGTGGGTTCGGGAAAATTCATCGGCACCTTTTTGGGTATCCCACCGTTTCTTGGCATGTCCTCGGAGTTCTGGGCCGCCACCCTGATGATCGTGCTGGCGATGATCTATACCGTGGCCAGCGGGCTCTACGGCGTGGTGTGGACTGACCTGTTCCAGAGCATGTTGATTTTTGCAGTCATCGCCTACACGGCGATACTTTCCTTCCACGTCGCTTTGCCAGAGGTTTTCTCCATTTCCGTGCCGCTAAAGGATGGCGGCTTTCAGGCCGTCCAGGCGACGCGCGCCACCTGGACCAGTGCCTTGCCCCGCTGGAAGGTGGATTTCCCCGCAGACTCGGCCTATGCCATCTACAACCTGTTCGGCATAAGCATCCTTTTCTACCTCATCAAGGTGACCATTGAAGGATACGGCGGCGGCAGTGGCTTTATTGTGCAGCGCCACTTTGCGGCGCGCAGCGACCGCGAGGCAGGGCTGCTGAGCCTGTTCTGGATATTCCTCCTTTCCTTTCGCTGGGTGTTCATTGCTGCCATCGCGGTGCTGGGCATCTCCTATGGGGCAAATCACCATCTCATAAGCGACCCAGAGACGGTGATTCCGGTGGTCATTCGTGACCTCACCCACACGGGCGTGCGCGGGTTGATGGTGGCCGGCCTCATGGCCGCGGCGATGTCCACTTTCGACTCCACGGTCAACGCCGGTGCCGCCTACTGGGTGAAGGACATCTACCAGGCGTTCATCAACCCCGAGGCCAGCGAGCGCGCGCTGATGGTGCACGGGCGGGTGGCATCGGTGGCGGTGGTGCTCATTGGCCTGCTGTTCAGCGTGGTGGTCAAAAACATCAACCAGATCTGGGGATGGATCACCATGAGCATCAGCGCCGGGTTATTTATTCCGGTTCTCTTGCGCTGGTACTGGTGGCGGATGAACGGCTATGGCTTTGCCCTTGGCACAGTAGCAGGCATGGTGGCCGCCGTTCTGCAGCGCCTCCTGCTTCCGGATGTGCCTGAGTACGTGGCCTTCAGCCTCGCCAGCGGGAGCTCGCTTGTGGGGACGATCCTGGGCACCTTGGCCACCAGGCCCACCGATCGGCAGGTGTTGCGCAACTTCTACTGCACCACGCGTCCCTTTGGATTCTGGGGGCCGGTCAGGGAGGTGTTTTCCCCGCAGGTCCAGGACAAGCTGCGCGGGGAGCACCGCCGCGACATCGTGTCGACTTTCATGGCCGTGCCCTGGCAGCTTGTCCTTTTCCTGCTCTGGATGATGGTCATCATGCATCGCTGGGACCAGTTCAAATATGGGTTGGTGTTGCTTGTCGCCCTGTCGATCGGGCTTTACTTCACCTGGTTCCGTCACTTGGGCAAAGAGGTCCCTGCCCAGGGGCGAGGAGGCGCAACTGTCAGTTAA
- a CDS encoding extracellular solute-binding protein — protein MRKLLLAILVGLVLPGCSRNERRIMVWTSLRPVERQVLAAQLAKFAERHPGWQFGQLFYGPEECRTNFIISALGGSGPALLHGASDNVGPLVELGVIQPIEPHVSQAFLDSFLTTPIVANTWYRGHLYQVADRLGNHLCLVYNKKIVKRAPRTISELIEFGKNFCRDENGDGKPDRYALAWNYTEPFFVVPFIGGYGGWIMDEQNRPTLDTPAVVKAGRLIYELAHVHKIIPVECDYEIANALFKDGIAAMIINGPWSWGTYIESGIDIGLARIPMIDETGLWPTPMVSPLGYSLNANLRGERLRVAVELLRFLTSTEVELEFTRIASTIPSRVDAYEHPVVRDNELLQRSIDQLVVGRPMPVVTELRMIWDAMRPSYQGLFTGAVSPERAAKDMQQMALRLIRESRD, from the coding sequence ATGCGCAAGCTTCTCCTGGCGATCCTGGTGGGCTTGGTGCTACCCGGTTGTTCCCGCAACGAGCGGCGCATCATGGTCTGGACCTCGTTGCGCCCCGTGGAGCGTCAGGTGCTGGCCGCGCAACTGGCCAAATTCGCCGAGCGCCACCCGGGATGGCAGTTCGGCCAGCTCTTCTACGGGCCGGAGGAGTGCCGCACCAATTTCATTATCTCCGCCTTGGGTGGGAGCGGTCCGGCCTTGCTGCACGGCGCCAGCGACAATGTCGGCCCATTGGTGGAGTTGGGGGTGATCCAGCCCATCGAGCCGCATGTGAGCCAGGCCTTCTTGGATAGCTTCCTCACCACGCCCATTGTGGCGAACACCTGGTACCGGGGACACCTCTACCAGGTCGCCGACCGCCTGGGAAACCACCTCTGCCTGGTCTACAACAAGAAGATAGTGAAGCGAGCTCCCAGAACCATCAGCGAGCTCATCGAGTTCGGCAAGAACTTTTGCCGGGATGAAAACGGCGACGGCAAACCGGACCGCTATGCCTTGGCCTGGAACTACACCGAGCCGTTCTTCGTGGTGCCGTTCATCGGCGGGTACGGCGGTTGGATCATGGACGAGCAGAACAGGCCTACCCTGGACACCCCGGCCGTGGTCAAAGCGGGCAGGCTCATTTACGAGCTGGCGCATGTGCACAAGATCATCCCGGTGGAATGCGACTATGAGATTGCCAATGCCCTGTTCAAAGATGGCATAGCGGCGATGATTATCAATGGCCCGTGGTCGTGGGGCACCTACATTGAAAGCGGCATCGACATCGGCCTGGCCAGGATCCCCATGATTGATGAGACCGGCCTGTGGCCCACGCCCATGGTGTCGCCCTTGGGCTATTCGCTGAACGCCAATCTGCGGGGCGAACGCTTGCGTGTGGCTGTGGAGCTGTTGCGTTTTCTCACCTCCACAGAGGTGGAGTTAGAATTCACCCGGATCGCCAGCACGATACCATCGCGGGTCGACGCCTACGAGCACCCGGTGGTGCGCGACAATGAGCTGCTGCAGCGCTCCATCGACCAGCTGGTGGTGGGGAGGCCCATGCCGGTGGTCACCGAGCTGCGCATGATTTGGGATGCTATGCGTCCGAGCTACCAGGGCCTTTTCACGGGGGCCGTGTCGCCGGAGCGCGCCGCCAAGGACATGCAGCAGATGGCCCTTCGTCTGATCCGCGAGAGCAGGGATTAG
- the mtgA gene encoding monofunctional biosynthetic peptidoglycan transglycosylase yields MAMANQEQYIAAPARDGRRWWWRCLVALLVVCALGIAAVAGALWWLLHDLPGEDAIRAYRPATATEVHDLQGRFIFSVTAGVSRLWRPLAQISPWLVKAVITSEDDTFFQHEGIRTEMIKEALAKDWKSRRWARGASTITQQLAKNAFLSKEKTLTRKLRELVVARRMEKVLPKQRILELYLNVVEWGDGVYGAEAAARYYFGKPATAITLPEAAMLAGMLPNPKYRNPFLRFEKVMGHQKRVLHLMRNNGVISAEEHQAALEAPVVLNPEGPKALRRSLARSGDCFKDTLVRYLRSRLGEARLFAGQPVTLTLDLEVQRALASRAGGEGPLIVVAKREGRIVAFVCTDSTHAQTLLLLAKAHEVEEEATSAGVDSSSSTWLAPLGDCALEVISDEDLMHEDLLLQPSRARR; encoded by the coding sequence ATGGCGATGGCGAACCAGGAGCAGTACATTGCGGCCCCTGCCAGGGACGGGCGACGCTGGTGGTGGCGCTGCCTGGTGGCTCTGCTTGTGGTGTGTGCCTTGGGGATCGCGGCCGTTGCCGGCGCGTTGTGGTGGTTGCTGCATGACCTGCCCGGGGAAGATGCCATTCGCGCCTACCGTCCTGCCACGGCCACCGAGGTGCACGACCTGCAAGGGCGATTTATCTTCTCGGTGACCGCCGGGGTCAGTCGCTTGTGGCGGCCGCTGGCCCAGATCTCGCCGTGGCTGGTCAAGGCAGTCATCACCAGCGAGGACGACACCTTCTTCCAGCATGAGGGGATCCGCACGGAGATGATCAAGGAGGCGCTGGCCAAGGATTGGAAGTCCCGGCGCTGGGCACGAGGCGCCAGCACGATTACCCAGCAACTGGCCAAGAATGCTTTTCTTTCCAAGGAAAAGACCCTCACTCGCAAGCTCCGCGAGCTGGTGGTGGCACGGCGGATGGAGAAAGTGCTTCCCAAGCAGCGCATTCTTGAGCTCTACCTCAACGTCGTGGAGTGGGGCGACGGCGTGTACGGCGCCGAGGCTGCAGCGCGCTACTATTTCGGCAAGCCGGCCACTGCCATCACCCTTCCGGAGGCCGCGATGTTAGCGGGCATGCTCCCCAATCCGAAGTACCGCAATCCGTTTCTGCGCTTCGAGAAGGTCATGGGGCATCAGAAGCGGGTGCTGCATCTCATGCGCAACAACGGCGTGATTAGCGCGGAGGAGCACCAGGCCGCCCTAGAGGCGCCAGTGGTCCTGAATCCGGAGGGACCGAAGGCGCTGCGGCGCAGCTTGGCCAGGAGCGGCGACTGCTTCAAGGACACGCTGGTGCGCTACCTGCGCAGCCGGCTGGGTGAGGCGCGGCTGTTCGCGGGCCAGCCCGTGACGCTGACTCTGGACCTGGAGGTGCAGCGGGCACTGGCGTCGCGCGCCGGGGGTGAGGGGCCGCTCATTGTGGTCGCCAAGCGCGAAGGGCGCATCGTGGCCTTTGTCTGCACCGACTCCACCCATGCCCAGACGCTTCTTCTGCTCGCGAAAGCGCACGAGGTAGAGGAGGAGGCTACTTCGGCGGGCGTCGACTCCTCCAGCTCGACGTGGTTGGCTCCCCTCGGCGACTGCGCGCTCGAGGTCATCAGCGATGAGGATTTGATGCATGAAGACTTGCTCTTGCAGCCCTCCAGGGCACGGCGATAA
- a CDS encoding alpha/beta hydrolase-fold protein gives MERVTFFSQALGINKSVNVYLPPGYGVQGEYYPVVYLFRGHEREWVNRDEEASRRGRNIQDIADELYAKGLIGKMILVMPGLSSDDNTVPGLGVNFVQVAAAGGKSGIGSGRFEDFMLDDVIPYIDVHYRTLPSRTQRGVDGFSLGGYTAMMFITKHPELFCSAGAYDGTMMWVDLDDPRAAGPLDDGTWLGSSLFDPAFGRPRDLAVMLSYNPCNLVRDATPGRLALLSTCQFLIHSAGSERAGNLQRSQHMVDVLRSRGLENAFADIRLAANAEHNWWFADEHMRLVLPLHWQKFQNPTCTMPLRLLAPEPGSRVAGPTTVVWSPGLLLARAFTFLSFSRDEGQHWFPLATLTSPDTTFVWNTAEVADGTCYRLRVLVVADSLAGVTSTQGRFTVDNPGNGPPDLALLHPQEGEVLIGTQLLTWFADDAEGDSLLFSADYSSDDGQDWKPLFGWQQGVRSFVWQTPLFENSPMYRLLLRCSDGTATVVDTSSRFVVDNPRTVLGQAVVRHVAGNGSGSVVVHVVSPSEVRDALYRVTFRENPTRYDVWEVGSGTQVVAGATEVDGATEGPLFDGMRLVVADFAQAEVNEDSTGWAVGASTLSYRIYLPTVDLGSELLVAVPWPADYAITLFSQVVDTSSGLWGAQPLPMMFTVQELVSGAAAEVVFNDQDADASISAGDELFLVARDEQGQPVLTWTITFSGLPGALPPVPGDVFVLKTKKPFTSRDVFEFSPLRSGVAAAGTAIGPGALVVNAYPNPFNEAVTITWTLPAASLRIFDLRGRLVRQMRLAAEASGQRAVLWDGADDGGWQLPSGVYLIRVQVGQGTRTSKVVLMR, from the coding sequence GTGGAACGGGTCACCTTCTTCAGCCAGGCGCTGGGAATCAACAAGAGTGTCAACGTCTACTTGCCGCCAGGCTACGGCGTGCAGGGGGAGTACTACCCGGTGGTCTACCTGTTTCGTGGGCACGAGCGGGAGTGGGTGAACCGCGACGAGGAGGCCAGTCGCCGAGGCAGGAACATCCAGGACATTGCGGACGAGCTCTACGCCAAGGGGCTCATCGGCAAGATGATCTTGGTGATGCCTGGCCTCTCTTCGGACGACAACACCGTGCCGGGATTGGGCGTGAATTTCGTGCAGGTGGCAGCGGCTGGAGGCAAGAGCGGGATCGGCAGCGGACGTTTCGAGGACTTTATGCTCGATGATGTCATCCCGTACATCGACGTGCACTACCGAACGCTCCCGAGCCGCACGCAGCGAGGAGTGGATGGCTTCTCCCTGGGCGGCTACACCGCGATGATGTTTATCACCAAGCACCCGGAACTCTTCTGCTCAGCCGGTGCTTACGATGGCACGATGATGTGGGTTGACCTGGACGACCCGCGCGCCGCCGGCCCTTTGGACGACGGCACCTGGCTGGGTTCATCGCTCTTTGACCCCGCCTTTGGCAGGCCGCGGGACCTTGCCGTGATGCTCAGCTACAATCCCTGCAACTTGGTGCGCGATGCCACACCGGGCAGATTGGCATTGTTGTCCACCTGCCAGTTTTTGATTCACAGCGCCGGGAGCGAGCGGGCAGGCAACCTGCAGCGTTCGCAGCACATGGTCGACGTGCTCCGCTCCCGGGGGCTGGAGAACGCTTTCGCCGATATTCGTCTCGCAGCGAATGCCGAGCACAACTGGTGGTTTGCCGACGAGCACATGCGCCTCGTCTTGCCCCTCCACTGGCAGAAGTTCCAGAACCCGACGTGCACCATGCCTCTTCGCCTTCTCGCGCCTGAGCCGGGCAGCCGTGTGGCTGGGCCGACAACGGTGGTCTGGTCACCCGGCCTTTTGCTGGCCCGCGCGTTCACCTTCCTCTCCTTCAGCCGCGACGAAGGGCAGCATTGGTTTCCCCTTGCCACGTTGACCTCCCCGGACACGACCTTTGTCTGGAACACCGCTGAGGTCGCCGACGGCACGTGCTACCGGTTGCGGGTGCTGGTGGTGGCGGATTCCCTTGCCGGCGTGACCTCGACGCAGGGCAGATTTACCGTGGACAATCCGGGAAACGGCCCGCCGGACTTGGCACTCCTGCATCCGCAGGAAGGCGAGGTGCTCATCGGTACCCAGCTTCTCACGTGGTTTGCTGACGATGCCGAGGGTGATTCGCTGCTCTTTAGCGCCGACTATTCATCCGACGACGGCCAAGACTGGAAGCCCCTCTTTGGCTGGCAGCAGGGAGTGCGGTCATTCGTCTGGCAGACGCCTCTCTTCGAAAACAGCCCTATGTACCGCCTTCTGCTGCGCTGCTCCGATGGGACGGCCACCGTGGTGGATACCTCCTCGCGCTTTGTTGTGGATAACCCCCGCACGGTGCTCGGCCAGGCCGTAGTGCGGCACGTCGCGGGGAACGGTTCCGGCAGCGTTGTCGTTCACGTCGTATCACCGAGCGAGGTAAGGGATGCCCTTTACCGCGTCACCTTCCGAGAAAACCCCACGCGCTACGATGTGTGGGAGGTGGGGAGCGGCACTCAGGTTGTGGCCGGCGCAACGGAGGTGGACGGCGCCACAGAAGGCCCCCTGTTCGACGGCATGCGCCTCGTGGTGGCCGACTTTGCGCAGGCGGAAGTGAACGAGGACAGTACCGGGTGGGCAGTTGGCGCATCCACGCTCTCCTACCGCATCTACTTGCCGACAGTGGACTTGGGAAGTGAACTGCTGGTTGCCGTCCCCTGGCCGGCGGACTATGCCATCACCCTGTTCTCGCAGGTGGTGGATACTTCCAGCGGCTTGTGGGGCGCCCAGCCGCTGCCGATGATGTTCACGGTGCAGGAGTTGGTCTCAGGAGCTGCAGCAGAGGTCGTCTTCAACGACCAGGACGCCGATGCCAGCATTTCTGCGGGGGACGAGCTCTTCTTAGTGGCGCGCGACGAGCAGGGCCAGCCGGTGCTGACGTGGACGATCACCTTCAGCGGCCTGCCTGGCGCCTTGCCGCCCGTTCCCGGGGATGTTTTCGTGCTCAAGACCAAGAAGCCTTTCACCTCTCGGGATGTCTTTGAGTTCAGCCCGCTGAGGAGCGGGGTTGCCGCAGCCGGCACCGCGATCGGGCCGGGAGCTCTGGTCGTTAATGCGTATCCGAACCCCTTTAACGAGGCGGTGACGATCACCTGGACGCTGCCGGCGGCAAGCCTGCGGATTTTTGACCTGCGCGGCAGATTGGTGCGCCAGATGCGTCTGGCGGCCGAAGCGAGTGGCCAGCGCGCTGTGCTGTGGGACGGGGCCGACGATGGTGGCTGGCAATTGCCCAGCGGCGTGTACCTCATTCGCGTGCAAGTCGGCCAAGGCACAAGGACAAGCAAGGTGGTGCTTATGCGATGA
- a CDS encoding sugar ABC transporter permease, translating to MRGPRTLSPLGKALSYVVLSLFALFALYPILCVFSVSLRPGDRLLSKSLAIIPADATLQSYQRLLLEEPFLRWMANSSLVSAVVTLVGVSLAATAGYAFSRYRFVGRDQAMVALITTQMFPVTMLLLPLFIVLIKLKAYDSYWALIVAYSATALPFTTWQMKGYYDTIPFSLEEAAAIDGCSPLRTFWQIVLPLAAPALVITALFSFMTAWSEYLVANVLIQDQDLLTLPLGLKMFQSNMEVAWGLYSAGAIIVSIPVVALFLFLSRWLVSGLTLGGVKG from the coding sequence ATGCGCGGGCCACGAACACTTTCGCCCCTGGGCAAAGCGCTGAGCTATGTGGTGCTGAGCTTGTTTGCTCTGTTTGCGCTCTACCCGATCCTGTGTGTCTTTTCGGTGTCGTTGCGCCCGGGCGACCGGCTGCTCAGTAAGTCGTTAGCGATCATCCCGGCGGATGCCACGCTGCAGTCCTACCAGCGCCTGCTGCTCGAGGAGCCGTTTCTGCGCTGGATGGCCAACAGCAGCTTGGTCTCGGCGGTGGTGACATTGGTGGGCGTCAGCTTGGCTGCCACTGCGGGCTATGCTTTCTCCCGCTATCGCTTCGTCGGGCGCGACCAGGCCATGGTGGCCCTCATCACCACGCAAATGTTCCCGGTGACCATGCTCCTTTTGCCGCTGTTCATCGTGCTCATCAAGCTCAAGGCTTACGATTCCTACTGGGCCCTAATCGTCGCCTATTCTGCCACTGCGCTTCCCTTCACTACCTGGCAGATGAAAGGTTACTACGACACCATACCCTTCAGCCTGGAAGAGGCGGCCGCCATTGACGGGTGCTCGCCGCTGCGCACCTTCTGGCAAATTGTGCTGCCGCTTGCTGCCCCGGCCTTGGTGATCACCGCGCTCTTTTCTTTCATGACGGCTTGGTCGGAGTATTTGGTGGCCAATGTGCTCATTCAGGACCAGGACCTCTTGACTCTGCCGTTGGGCCTGAAGATGTTCCAGTCCAACATGGAAGTGGCCTGGGGGCTCTACTCGGCGGGTGCAATCATCGTGAGCATTCCGGTGGTGGCGCTGTTCCTTTTCCTGAGCAGATGGCTGGTCTCTGGACTGACCTTGGGGGGCGTCAAGGGGTAA